ttgaaTGGTGTGGATCGCTAGTGTGAGTATGCAGAAGGAGTAAACATCctggtgtgatgaaacaaaaTTTAAAGTAATCAACACGAAGAACCTGATGAACCAGTAAAAATGCCTTTTATTGACCTGATTTACAAATGATGAAGGTTCTTGGTATTACAATGTTGATCATTACAACATGGGCACCATAGTTGTAAAGGTTTGGCACACATATACAAATCTAGTTCATAGTATGAAGATACTTAGTGTAAGTACCTTTCCATTTTGTTGAAACATTCATCTGCTTTTGCCAATGTAATCCTGGTCCAAAAATGTACTCAATAAATGTTGAGATATGAATGAACTCTAGTTAGTGTGAAATAACTGTTGATGTCtcatcaaatacaaaatatatttggtATGAACTGTGACATCACAAAAATGTGTATTCGTTTTGCTTAATAAAATGCATTACTATTAAAGGAATGGAAGAACCTTGGTTCAGTCAAGAAGTGGACAGACATAAGAGTTACATACACAACAGTGCGTTCTGTATGGCATCTCCATGGACTTATTTTCATAAAGGGAAGAACATAGCATAACTCTTGACAAGGATGCCACATATCACCCATAGCAGCCTAAATGCAAGACTCCCAATACACTGCTAGGTGAAACAATGTAAGCCATGAAGGTTGGTCACTGTTATATGTAGAAATTGTGAAAAGACAGGAAAGCAGAACAAATATCTCACAGATATACAATGTTTACACAATTTTTGATGTAATAAGACATTCAAAATATGCCATTTACTAGAAAAGGAAAATTAAGGCACAAACTGCATTGGACTACTTCAAGCGGGACAATATCTGCTTCTATGAAAGAAAATAAGGCaagtataataaataaataaatcccaCAGTATTCAATTTACTCAATTCCCATTAACATTCAgttccacacacacatgcacaaaaacATAGGACAAAGTTCTTTGGTCATTTTAGGGAAAAGCACACATTCACTAAGGCTAAGCAACAAACACACCAGGTACCAACAACACGACGGTTGCCCTCTGGGTATATACCCCCCAaggtatacagggggtactgtgacactgcTGACTAGTCATTACGAAGTATAATTGAAGGGCAGAGGTGCTTTCAGTTACTGAACTGCTCAAGTGTTGCTTAAAACAGCACTGACTCTTTAGACGGGCATGGGCAGGGACATCTTTCCACTTCCTCTGAGCACTGGAGAGGGAcaaagggaaagagggaaaggtaAAGGGGATGAAATATGTACTAGAAATATAAGACAAAGTCAAAATCACTCCCTGGCTCATACATACCCCTGGTAACGTAAAGGTAGAAGAAGTCACAGTAGAAGATAGTCTGCACCACACCGGACACCACAGCAATCTGGTCAAAGAAGCCCTCTGTGTGGTAGCGCCACACCCAGTTGGCCAGGTACAGGGCTCGGTAGAGACCCAGGAAGAACAGGTAGTGGGTGGTGATGGACTCTGCTTCGCCGGTCTTGGTGATCATGAAGAGCTGGGGCAAGATGGCCACTGACTCCAAGTAGATGGAGAAGGTCCACAGGATCTGTGCACCAAAGATATGCATTCAATCAAGTATGAGGTCTGACATGCACATGTACAAACACATCAAGGGACCCTCTACCAGTCAAGTTGAGACTTCTAGGTCAATATTCCCCAAAAGCAAATATTTTGGGTTTTAGTTGCCTCTCACTTACATTGTCTATCTATACCCATGATGTGATAGAATAGCTCATTATAATCTATAGGTAACAAACAAAATAAAGGAAatgcttgagtaaatgagggatacaaagtatattgaaagctgGTGCTATTAAACCATCCCATCAttcttagggtcatgtataaaaatgcccagttgtccattattttggctaccatggctagaagaccTCTCAATGACTTGAAAAGAAGGATCACaaagggggtttaaagggtgtgtgtgtgtgtgtgtgtgtctcagtcaccagatcgcaacccaattgaacacttatgggagattctggagcggcgcctgagatgcattttccaccaccatcaacagaACACAAATGACAGAATTCATTGTGGAAGAATGgcgtcgcatccctccaatagagttccagacacttgtagaatctatgccaaggcgcatttaagcagttctggcagctcgtggtggcccaatgccctattaagacactttatgttggtgtttcctttattttggcagttacctgtatgttcaatatctacagtatgtatTGAACCTGGAACATTTACATCCAGTGGGGCAAATGCATAGTTTTCCAGGAAGGAAAGCCCAGCCACAGGCACAAGCAGGAACTCAACACGGAATGAGTCACTCTCTGAGTCGTAGGTGCTCCTGAAGCGCATGTAGATCAGGTACACAGTGGCATATGCCAAAGCCAGGAACACCACCTGAGCCCACAAGACAGTGGGAAGGAGTTTAGGTTAGAACACAAATCATTGATTGGTTGGCTTCTTTGTAGGATACTATCTGCTACCTCACCTTCATAACTGTGTTGTAGATGGAGATGAAGCTAGTGAACAGGTCCAGGTATCTTGTAGTGAAGACTAATGCAAAAAGCACCTGAGACTTCCCAGAAATACCTGCAGAAACACACAACAGTCATTAATCTCGTTTATGTACACATATACACAACAATTTGATTTCATGACCTGGGGATGGCAAAGCATGATCAATGCTGATAGCTGAGGTAGAAAGCAGGCCAGGGTGCGACTCCCAAAGCAAATTAGGCTAGACTGAACAATATGCCACGTAACATTCTTGTGGGTCGAAGTGGACAAGTCAAAATGATTTACTCTCTAACCACAAAATATTGCAATGTATTGTAACCAATTATAATAATCGAGGCGCGTTGTTACATTGTTGCAACAAAGTAACAAATGCACTGCTGTGAGCGTTGCAGACCAGTACTAGGAGTGTGAGGTCAACTTCCCAACTGAGATGGACAGATACATTTCTTCTTCACTGTGTCACCTTGCCTGGCTaccacggacgttagtttcttctctgcAATGAAGTAGGCCTATGTAGCGAACATAGAGCAGCAGAAAAATTCAGTTTGATtcgtcagtatgaaaatgtatgcactaactgtaagtcgctctggataagagcgtctgctaaatgacaaaaaatgtacaaAATGTACAAATGTCA
This sequence is a window from Coregonus clupeaformis isolate EN_2021a chromosome 7, ASM2061545v1, whole genome shotgun sequence. Protein-coding genes within it:
- the LOC121569010 gene encoding ER lumen protein-retaining receptor 3, which translates into the protein MNIFRLAGDVSHLIAIIILFMKIWRSKSCAGISGKSQVLFALVFTTRYLDLFTSFISIYNTVMKVVFLALAYATVYLIYMRFRSTYDSESDSFRVEFLLVPVAGLSFLENYAFAPLDILWTFSIYLESVAILPQLFMITKTGEAESITTHYLFFLGLYRALYLANWVWRYHTEGFFDQIAVVSGVVQTIFYCDFFYLYVTRVLRGSGKMSLPMPV